ATGGGCTGCACCGAAGGACGAATGGAATTGCGTTCGCTCTGCATCCACGCCTGCAACTCGTCCTGTCCCGACGACGTGCACCCAGCCACGGCGAACAGAAGCATCAAAAAGCTCCCGATCAAGGGAACGCTTCGAATCGGTATCACTTCTTGGTCCCCTTTGCTGCCTGTTGCTGCGCAGCAATCTCCTCCTGATCCAGGTACCGGAAGGTCTTGGCGGTGCAATCCATGGTCAAGACGCCCTCACGATCCCTGACGGGCGTCAGGCTCAGATTGTTCAGCGTCACAATGCGCGAGAGGTTGGCAATATCCGCAGCGAACAGCCCGATGTCGTGATAGGTACCGGTCACCCGCACCGCAATAGGCAGTTCCGCGTAGTACTCCTTCACACTCACCTGGCCTGGCCGAAACAGCTCAAACTGCAGACTGCGGCCCAGGCCCGCCTGGTTGATATCCGACAAAAGCGCATCCATTTCCGCCTTGCTCGGCAACTGCTTCTCGAGCTGCGTCACGTACTGCTGCACTTGCTCGAGCTGCTTTCGAAGTGCGTCCAGATTGACCGCCTGCACGAGTTTTTTGCGGTAATCCTCGCGAAGCTGTTCTTCGCGTGCTTTTTCTGCAATCAACTCTTCGTCGGACGACTTCAACCAGGCAAACCACAATCCCGCGATGACGGCCACACACACCGCGACAAACAGCAGATTGCGTGGCAAACCCGGCCACTGAGATGGATCGTTTGGATCCAAGCCCGTGAATTGGTTTTTGAGTTGCTCTTGGATTCCCTTGAAATCCACATTGATGCTGGGCGTTTTGGCCATGGTGCGCAGTCCTAGATCAACCTTTGGCCGGCGTGGCCGCAGCAGGCACCGCGGACGGGCGCTTGAGCGACACACGAATCGTGAAATTCGAAACGCGCCGCTGGTCCCGTCCAGCTTCTGCAAATCTCGCCGCGACGATTTCCACCAGTTCGGGCTTCATCAACCAAGGACTGTTGTTACCCAGATTGCGCAACAGATCGGACACGCGCTCCTGCGATTGCGCAACGCCAACCAGGAGAACGCTCTGGCTCTCTTGCTTCATGCTGGTCAGGTAGACGCCGTCGGGCAACTGCTCTGCCAGCTCGTCCAATAGATGCACGGGCAGGTTGCGATCTCCCTGCAAGTTTTCCACTGCGGTCTGGCGTGCGCGCAAGGACGCAATTTCTCGCTGCAAGTTGGCGATGTCCTTGATTTCCGCCTCCAGCTTGGTGATCTCACCCTGCAAGAACTGATTGCGCTCTTGCTGTGCGGCAATCTGCCCCTGGTACCAAGTGAACACGGCGCCGCAGATCACACCACCCAGCAGCGCAGACAGACCCAATTGCGTGTAGAACTGGTCCTTGCGGCGCTTTCTGGCCGCCTCTCGATGCGGCAACAGGTTGATCAAAATCATTGGTAGAACCTCCGCAGGGCCAAGCCGGTGGAGGTCAAATAGGAGGGCGCCTCGCGGGAGAGCTTGCGGGCCTGCACCGAAGCGGCCATCTCCATGGCGTCAAAGGGATTGATCACCATGCACGCGAAGGATGTCTGGTGGGTCACAGCCTCCGTGAGGCCCGGCAATGCGGCGCTTCCTCCCGCCAGCAGAATATGGTCGAGCTTGTTATAGGGGGTGCTTGTGAAAAAGAACTGAAGCGCGCGCCCGATCTCCTGCGCCATGCTTTCGATGAAGGGATCCAGGACTGCCGAGCGGTAGTCATCGGGCAGGTCTCCGGAGCGCTTCTTTGCCTCCGCCTCGTCCGAAGAGAACCCATACTGGCGCACGATAAGCTGCGTGAGTTGAGCACCACCAAAGGCCTGATCTCGCTCGTACAGCACGTCGTCATTGCGCATGACCTGCATGCTCGTGGTGAGAGCGCCTACTTCAAAAAGTGCAACCAGCGAGTCCACGCCTTGGTTGGGCAAGGTTTCGATCACACGGCCAGCAGCCATCCGCGACGCATAGGACTCGACGTCCATGACCACCGGTTTGAGCCCTGCCGCTTCGGCCAAGCCCTGTCGGTCCGACACTTTCTCCTTGCGTGACGCCGCAATCAATACCTCAACGTCGCCCACCGAGTTCGCGCTCGGGCCGATCACGCAGAAGTCCAGGCTCACCTCATCCAGGGAAAAGGGAATGTACTGGTTGGCTTCAGATTCCACTTGCGCTTCCAACTCCTTGTCGGAGAGTCCGCCGGGCAGAATGATTTTTTTTGTAATCACGGCCGAAGCCGGCAATGCAAGTGCAACGTTCTTTGTTTTGCTGCCACTCTTGCGCACTGCGCGGCGTACAGCTTCGGCCACTTCATCGAATTTTTCGATGTTGCCATCCGTGATCCATCCCCGCTCCAGCGGCTCCATGGCGCAACGCTCCAGCACCAAATCACCCGATCGGTTGCGACCGAGCTCTACCAACTTCACGCTGGAGGAACTGATATCGATGCCCAACATGGGCGCCGGCTCCCGGCTGAATAACGACCCCAGTGAGATCAAGGTGGCCCCCAAAAAAAGTAACGACAGGTGTCGTTAAACTTAAGAATTCACTTGAATGCTAGCA
The sequence above is a segment of the Hydrogenophaga sp. BPS33 genome. Coding sequences within it:
- a CDS encoding type 4a pilus biogenesis protein PilO; the protein is MAKTPSINVDFKGIQEQLKNQFTGLDPNDPSQWPGLPRNLLFVAVCVAVIAGLWFAWLKSSDEELIAEKAREEQLREDYRKKLVQAVNLDALRKQLEQVQQYVTQLEKQLPSKAEMDALLSDINQAGLGRSLQFELFRPGQVSVKEYYAELPIAVRVTGTYHDIGLFAADIANLSRIVTLNNLSLTPVRDREGVLTMDCTAKTFRYLDQEEIAAQQQAAKGTKK
- a CDS encoding PilN domain-containing protein, which translates into the protein MILINLLPHREAARKRRKDQFYTQLGLSALLGGVICGAVFTWYQGQIAAQQERNQFLQGEITKLEAEIKDIANLQREIASLRARQTAVENLQGDRNLPVHLLDELAEQLPDGVYLTSMKQESQSVLLVGVAQSQERVSDLLRNLGNNSPWLMKPELVEIVAARFAEAGRDQRRVSNFTIRVSLKRPSAVPAAATPAKG
- a CDS encoding pilus assembly protein PilM, whose protein sequence is MISLGSLFSREPAPMLGIDISSSSVKLVELGRNRSGDLVLERCAMEPLERGWITDGNIEKFDEVAEAVRRAVRKSGSKTKNVALALPASAVITKKIILPGGLSDKELEAQVESEANQYIPFSLDEVSLDFCVIGPSANSVGDVEVLIAASRKEKVSDRQGLAEAAGLKPVVMDVESYASRMAAGRVIETLPNQGVDSLVALFEVGALTTSMQVMRNDDVLYERDQAFGGAQLTQLIVRQYGFSSDEAEAKKRSGDLPDDYRSAVLDPFIESMAQEIGRALQFFFTSTPYNKLDHILLAGGSAALPGLTEAVTHQTSFACMVINPFDAMEMAASVQARKLSREAPSYLTSTGLALRRFYQ